TAATGTAATATAGTTTTAAAGACTATATTACATTAATAATTACGAAATAACAACTTCTCTTATTCATTTTTAATAAAAAAAATGATATTTTATCATAATAAAAATAATCTTTCAGGCATCTACTTTGAATCAAAAAAAAGTTTTAGTAATTTCTTATTCTCAAACTGGACAATTAAGTAATTTAGTCAATAATTTCACAAAACCTTTATTTGAAAATAAAAATATTGAAGTTATTTATAAAAATATTGAACCAAAAAAAACTTTTCCTTTTCCTTGGTCTCTTATGACTTTTATGGATAGCTTTCCTGAGTCTGTTTATCTTGATCCTTGTGAAATAAATGAGTTTGAAGATGATTCCAATGATTATGATTTGATTATACTTTCTTATCAAGTTTGGTTTTTATCACCTTCTATTCCTATCTCATCATTTTTAAAATCTTCTTGGGCAAAAAAGAAATTTAAAAATAAACCTGTAATTACTCTGATTGGCTGTAGAAATATGTGGATAATGGCGCAAGAAAAGATGAAAAAGATCTTAATAAACCTTGATGCAAAATTAATAGATAATGTGGTACTTATTGACAAAGGTAACTCTTTAGAGACATTTATCACAACACCTAGATGGATGCTAACTGGTAAAAAAAATTCAATTTTTGGATTAAGTAGTGCAGGAATTGATGAAAATGAAATAAAAAAATCTCAAAGATTTGGGAAAGCACTAGTTGATGCTTTAATGAATGATAAAGAAAAAGAAAATAAAAGTTTACTTTATGGATTAAAAGCAGTTGTTGTAGATACAAAACTTATCAAAAGTGAAAAGATAGGAACCAAAAGCTTCACTATTTGGGGTAAACTAATAAAAAAAATTGGTAAACCAGGTGACATAAAAAGAAAACCAATTGTAATGTTGTACTTAATATTTTTATTATTGATGATAATAACAGTAGTTCCTATAAATATGATAATACAATCGATTTTAAGAAAAATAAACAAAGATGCAGTTATAAAAGAAAAAGAACTATATGAATTACCTTCGGGAAGTAGTGATGAAAGAATAAAGGAATATCAATAAATGTCAAATGTTTATATAAATAACATTCAAAAATTTATGCCAAATGAACCTGTAGATAATAAAGATATAGAAGAATATTTGGGCTATATTGGTGGTAAAAAATCAAAAGCAAAAAATATAGTTTTAAGAAGTAATGGAATAAAAAAAAGATTTTATGTTTTAGAAAAAGGAACTCAAAAGCCTTTATTTACAAATGCTCAACTTTGTTCAAATGCAATCAATAAATTAATTGATGAAGATTTTACTTTAAATGACATTCAATGTTTAGCTTGTGGAACTACTTCACCTGATCAATTAATGCCTGGACATACTTTGATGGTGCAAGGAGAATTGGGAATAAGTGGAATTGAAACAATATCAGCTTCTGGAATTTGTTTAAGTGGAATAAATGCATTGAAATATATCTATTATGGAATAAAAGCAGGAGATCTTACAAAAGCAGTTTCTTGTGGTTCAGAAGCATCTTCTCCAATCTTATGCGCTAGAAACTTCACAGAAGAATCAAACCATCAATTAGAAGAGTTAGAAAGAAATGCAGGAATAGCATTTGAAAAAGATTTTCTAAGATGGATGCTTTCTGATGGTGCAGGAGCTATGAGAGTAGAAAACAAAGCAAATAAAAATAAACTTTCTTTAAAAATTGAGTTTATTGATGTCTTGTCATATGCTGGAGAAATGCCTGTTTGTATGTATAGTGGACTAGAAATACTTGAAAATAATTCTATTAAATCATGGCGTGCTTATGAGCAAGAAGAAGTTATGAAAAAGTCATTATTAAGTGTACGACAAGATGTAAAACTTCTAAATGAAAATATCGTTGAATACACAGTAATAAAACCTTTAATTAAAATAATTGAAAAACGGAAAATCAATCCAGAACAATATGATTATTTTTTACCACACTATTCTTCAACATACTTTAGAGATAAATTATATGAAGGATTAAAGAAAGCAAACTTTGAAATTCCATATGACAAATGGTTTACAAATCTAGTAACACATGGAAATACAGGGAGTGCTTCTATGTATATCATGTTAGAAGAATTATTTAATAGTGATAGATTAAAAAAAGGTCAGAAAATCCTTTGTTATATTCCCGAAAGTGGAAGATTTTCTACTGCATTTATGTCTTTAGAAGTTGTTTAATGAAAAAAATTGATGTTCCACAAGAAAATAATTCTACACTAGA
The window above is part of the Arcobacter sp. F2176 genome. Proteins encoded here:
- a CDS encoding dialkylrecorsinol condensing enzyme, encoding MNQKKVLVISYSQTGQLSNLVNNFTKPLFENKNIEVIYKNIEPKKTFPFPWSLMTFMDSFPESVYLDPCEINEFEDDSNDYDLIILSYQVWFLSPSIPISSFLKSSWAKKKFKNKPVITLIGCRNMWIMAQEKMKKILINLDAKLIDNVVLIDKGNSLETFITTPRWMLTGKKNSIFGLSSAGIDENEIKKSQRFGKALVDALMNDKEKENKSLLYGLKAVVVDTKLIKSEKIGTKSFTIWGKLIKKIGKPGDIKRKPIVMLYLIFLLLMIITVVPINMIIQSILRKINKDAVIKEKELYELPSGSSDERIKEYQ
- a CDS encoding beta-ketoacyl-ACP synthase III, whose amino-acid sequence is MSNVYINNIQKFMPNEPVDNKDIEEYLGYIGGKKSKAKNIVLRSNGIKKRFYVLEKGTQKPLFTNAQLCSNAINKLIDEDFTLNDIQCLACGTTSPDQLMPGHTLMVQGELGISGIETISASGICLSGINALKYIYYGIKAGDLTKAVSCGSEASSPILCARNFTEESNHQLEELERNAGIAFEKDFLRWMLSDGAGAMRVENKANKNKLSLKIEFIDVLSYAGEMPVCMYSGLEILENNSIKSWRAYEQEEVMKKSLLSVRQDVKLLNENIVEYTVIKPLIKIIEKRKINPEQYDYFLPHYSSTYFRDKLYEGLKKANFEIPYDKWFTNLVTHGNTGSASMYIMLEELFNSDRLKKGQKILCYIPESGRFSTAFMSLEVV